A DNA window from Pseudorasbora parva isolate DD20220531a chromosome 19, ASM2467924v1, whole genome shotgun sequence contains the following coding sequences:
- the fam83hb gene encoding protein FAM83H, with product MAHRSQSSSLGDNPLDPNYLRPHYREEYRMAIDALVEEDIEGYYGFLQSANVFDFLSRSEIEHIKSTVRSPQSAGNVPELPYREIEEDGSSDTYWPLHSDLDAPGLDLGWPLQQHCFVGPTEVTMLVNPADPELSSIKEHARRLIKNAHQVIAVVMDIFTDIDIFSDLLDATARHVPVYILLDEQNAHHFVNMVASCKVNLDMIHMMRVRTVAGITYFCRSGKSFKGQVMDRFLLTDCRAVISGNYSFMWSFEKIHRCIAHLFLGELVATFDEEFRILFAQSQPLVVENALVPMPQDSYLGNQFGIKRTQSQRNPRGYHRQPELTGYPFGDRLESILPFRREDPFRHTIEPGAGPMQVTKYASQQFRMQQSFLDQGRSMMASQQLEMNAFKRHSYAEGTRETYSSSRQYMKQRVMNNLEEKESHYQREQHYYQSEGMGHDSERGPYDRLNYGMYQTDQQSDSGYPPELEAPGNVNVLSSDDLKSDSEKQYNAGGGRYGPQSHKRPAAGHSYACQSSPTQPHPPDQKHLFSSGEQVRQSQDPSVKQGLRSWRINSYLSTCEDTGEEGLHQPMGPDAFDEPHQQPDSRLYGSEGPGLHFNNRERPNIPNKPNLDLRPRFGKPIIQDRNKGKDIIPDLGPISSDTLKPAVSASSLASSTDNEKEGESREISITKHESFRSRINPMLQRSSRLRSSLIFSSSKLEQHSSSQTKSGGELQEEKEESEPIRYSSIVAEILEKRRSLSREPFDWNKHKKADEKDVQNSSTGDLTTIRDAKEEPVKEIEKPDNPEPQESKVTKPTEPSTSQKTTSSLNMNDPASRLQYFKDLQEKRKASKLELDLGTKTQEAAMKKPDLADSAIKVPNVHVTSEESTVKAQEPSFTLTDPVPQHLTFKSNPKPTEVCVDKPYTKSQTQTESTADVAKKEPAKEPTKSLRPFPSPKFLKPFKSSQSSHHRRISCGEEILTDATDAEKTELKKSRSLSSSGISRTESKESLSSLNLGSSDGKDTKALDFLKKQTQRLKGLLGPKGEKKHSAVSHSQEDKSMKTVPEVQEEASGKEKPTESISSLTTVETNKPNAKPTQSRYQSSTSNVIFSSNLRDDTKVILEQISANSQKNRQQNEESGKSEESKEDVVSNSSIQSRNRFGRAPVNPQERDNLLKRIESMRKEKKVYSRFEMGNNLG from the exons TCAAGGTCAGAGATTGAGCACATTAAAAGCACTGTGCGGTCGCCACAGAGTGCTGGAAATGTACCAGAACTGCCATAtcgagaaatagaggaggatgGGTCTTCTGACACCTACTGGCCACTGCATTCTGACTTGGATGCACCGGGACTGGACCTTGGCTGGCCTCTGCAGCAACATTGTTTTGTGGGGCCCACAGAGGTCACAATGTTGGTGAACCCTGCTGACCCCGAACTGTCCAGCATTAAGGAGCATGCACGGCGACTCATCAAAAATGCTCATCAG GTCATTGCAGTAGTGATGGATATTTTCACCGATATTGATATATTTTCTGATCTTCTGGATGCGACAGCACGTCATGTGCCCGTTTATATTCTGCTGGATGAACAAAATGCCCATCATTTTGTTAACATGGTGGCAAGCTGTAAAGTTAACCTGGATATGATCCAT ATGATGCGGGTACGGACAGTAGCAGGCATTACCTATTTCTGCCGCTCAGGGAAATCATTTAAAGGTCAAGTGATGGACCGCTTTCTTCTGACAGACTGCAGAGCAGTGATCAGTGGAAACTATAG CTTTATGTGGTCGTTTGAGAAGATCCACCGCTGCATCGCCCATTTGTTCCTTGGAGAACTAGTTGCCACTTTTGATGAGGAGTTTCGTATTTTGTTTGCTCAGTCTCAGCCTCTTGTTGTTGAAAATGCCCTTGTACCCATGCCACAAGATAGTTACCTCGGCAACCAGTTTGGCATAAAAAGGACTCAGTCACAAAGGAATCCCAGAGGATATCATCGCCAGCCTGAACTGACTGGTTACCCATTTGGGGATCGTCTTGAATCTATACTACCTTTTCGGAGGGAAGACCCGTTCCGCCATACGATTGAACCAGGTGCAGGTCCTATGCAGGTCACAAAATATGCATCACAGCAGTTCAGGATGCAACAGTCATTCTTGGATCAAGGACGCTCAATGATGGCCTCCCAGCAGCTGGAAATGAACGCCTTTAAGAGGCATAGCTATGCAGAGGGAACCCGCGAGACCTACTCCTCCTCCCGGCAATACATGAAACAGCGTGTTATGAACAACTTGGAGGAGAAGGAATCGCATTACCAGCGAGAACAACATTACTATCAGAGCGAGGGCATGGGACATGATTCTGAACGCGGGCCATATGACCGCCTTAACTACGGCATGTATCAGACAGATCAACAGTCTGATTCTGGATATCCCCCTGAACTTGAAGCACCAGGAAATGTGAATGTTTTATCCTCTGATGACCTCAAAAGTGATTCAGAAAAGCAATATAATGCAGGAGGGGGACGCTACGGTCCACAAAGCCACAAGAGGCCTGCTGCGGGCCACTCATACGCCTGTCAGAGTTCGCCGACTCAACCACATCCTCCAGACCAAAAGCACTTGTTCTCCTCTGGAGAGCAGGTAAGGCAGTCCCAGGACCCCAGTGTGAAGCAGGGGTTGCGTAGCTGGAGAATCAACTCTTATCTCAGCACTTGTGAAGATACTGGAGAGGAGGGACTGCATCAGCCCATGGGTCCAGATGCTTTTGATGAGCCACATCAACAACCTGACAGCAGACTTTATGGCTCAGAGGGACCAGGCCTTCATTTTAACAATAGAGAGCGTCCCAATATCCCAAATAAGCCAAATCTTGACTTGCGACCACGTTTTGGTAAACCCATCATTCAAGATAGGAATAAGGGAAAAGATATTATCCCTGACCTGGGTCCCATTAGTTCTGACACATTAAAGCCAGCAGTTTCAGCTTCATCACTAGCATCTTCAACAGACAATGAGAAGGAGGGGGAATCAAGGGAAATCAGCATTACCAAGCATGAGTCCTTCCGAAGTCGAATTAACCCAATGCTGCAAAGGAGCTCAAGACTACGGTCTTCTTTAATCTTCAGCTCCTCGAAACTGGAGCAACACAGTTCCTCGCAAACTAAGTCTGGTGGGGAGTTACAAGAGGAAAAAGAAGAGAGCGAGCCTATTCGATACTCATCCATTGTGGCAGAGATTCTCGAGAAGAGGAGATCGCTGTCAAGAGAGCCATTTGATTGGAATAAGCATAAAAAAGCAGATGAAAAAGATGTTCAAAACTCATCAACAGGGGACCTGACTACGATCAGAGATGCCAAAGAGGAGCCCGTCAAAGAAATTGAGAAACCTGACAACCCTGAACCTCAGGAAAGCAAAGTTACAAAGCCGACAGAGCCTTCGACATCTCAGAAAACAACTTCTTCCCTAAACATGAATGATCCAGCAAGTCGACTTCAGTACTTCAAAGATCTGCAAGAAAAGAGAAAGGCCTCAAAGTTAGAGTTAGATTTGGGTACTAAAACTCAAGAAGCAGCCATGAAAAAGCCAGACCTCGCCGATTCAGCAATAAAAGTTCCAAATGTGCATGTTACTTCAGAGGAGTCCACTGTAAAGGCACAAGAACCATCATTTACACTAACAGATCCTGTACCACAGCACCTGACATTCAAATCAAATCCAAAACCCACTGAAGTCTGTGTGGACAAGCCATACACGAAAAGCCAAACTCAGACTGAGAGCACAGCTGATGTGGCAAAGAAAGAGCCTGCTAAGGAACCAACTAAGTCACTTCGGCCTTTCCCTTCACCCAAGTTCTTAAAACCATTCAAAAGCTCTCAGTCCTCACATCATCGTCGGATCTCATGCGGTGAGGAGATTCTCACGGATGCGACAGATGCTGAAAAGACTGAGCTTAAGAAGTCCCGTAGCCTCAGCTCATCGGGCATTTCCCGCACAGAGTCCAAAGAAAGCCTGAGCTCCCTAAACCTTGGGAGCTCTGATGGCAAAGATACAAAGGCCCTTGACTTCCTCAAGAAACAAACGCAGAGATTGAAGGGTCTCCTTGGGCCAAAAGGAGAAAAGAAGCACTCAGCAGTGTCCCACTCTCAAGAGGACAAATCAATGAAAACAGTCCCTGAGGTGCAAGAGGAGGCCTCAGGCAAAGAGAAACCCACCGAATCCATATCATCTTTGACCACAGTAGAGACCAACAAACCCAATGCAAAACCAACCCAATCACGCTACCAGTCCTCTACCTCAAATGTAATATTCAGCAGCAACCTCAGGGATGATACCAAGGTGATCCTAGAGCAAATCTCAGCAAATAGCCAGAAGAATAGACAGCAGAACGAAGAGTCTGGGAAAAGCGAGGAAAGCAAGGAAGATGTTGTTTCCAATTCGTCCATCCAAAGCCGGAATCGGTTCGGCCGAGCTCCAGTCAACCCACAGGAGAGGGACAATCTACTGAAGAGAATAGAAAGCATGCGCAAAGAAAAGAAAGTCTACAGTCGCTTTGAG